The [Limnothrix rosea] IAM M-220 genome segment CCGATAAACCCCTCATTTTAATGGCAGCTTCCCTAGAAGAAATTTGGGACTATGTTGTCGGTAGTGCCGCAGAGAAAAAACAATGGCAGGCGATCGCCGCTAAATATTGGCCCGGTGCACTCACTCTTGTCTTACCCGCTTCAGATCGAGTATCTGGGGCAATTAACCCCACCAATTCCGGGACTGTGGGCGTACGAGTTCCAGACCTTGAGATTGCACGCAAAATCTTATCCAAAACTGGCGTGATGGCCACCACAAGCGCCAACCTATCTGGACAGCCTCCCATCGAATGGACACAGGAAATCGCCCTCACCTTTCCAGACCTACCCGTTTTAAATTGTTGGGAGGTAGAGCAATTAGGCAAAATCGGCAATGGCCAACCCTCCACTGTTGTTCAA includes the following:
- a CDS encoding L-threonylcarbamoyladenylate synthase, which encodes MALVDFETLIDHANADEVISFPTDTVPAVAVKPDYAQKIYTLKRRSPDKPLILMAASLEEIWDYVVGSAAEKKQWQAIAAKYWPGALTLVLPASDRVSGAINPTNSGTVGVRVPDLEIARKILSKTGVMATTSANLSGQPPIEWTQEIALTFPDLPVLNCWEVEQLGKIGNGQPSTVVQWQSDGTWQILRQGTVSLETAQSNL